One genomic segment of [Phormidium] sp. ETS-05 includes these proteins:
- a CDS encoding DNA cytosine methyltransferase, which translates to MTNNRSPKLRRYDRIQQALETTDRDPYKIYIDVTAPPPAAATYNFVDLFCGAGGMTLGLRQAGLQPVASVEINPIASATHIQNFPECHHFNGDIQLFHPLEWLAEIGTPPVHLVVGGPPCQGFSLAGKRDPKDPRNLLFREFLRVVAEIRPWYVVMENVPGILTMSQGAVKAAILEGFAAIGYDRVSIAILESAAYGVPQIRPRAIFIANRFGLENPYPQPQLSPEEYKPIEWAIDDLPPWTTIPEINHQWTRHSPEYMQRLATVSPGGSLYNTYADAFKRQYPGKPSMTVKENHGGTHIHPHLNRCLSAREIARLQTFPDSFIFQGSMKKAMWQIGNAVPPRLAECIALALIPSLNQMARHYCV; encoded by the coding sequence ATGACTAATAACCGCTCTCCCAAGCTGAGACGCTACGATCGGATTCAGCAGGCACTGGAAACCACAGACCGCGACCCCTACAAAATCTATATTGATGTCACTGCGCCACCCCCAGCCGCCGCTACCTACAATTTTGTTGATTTGTTCTGCGGTGCTGGGGGTATGACCTTGGGTTTACGGCAAGCGGGATTGCAGCCAGTGGCTAGTGTGGAAATTAATCCCATTGCTTCTGCTACTCATATTCAAAATTTCCCTGAATGTCATCACTTTAATGGTGATATCCAACTATTTCATCCTTTGGAATGGCTGGCGGAAATCGGGACGCCGCCAGTTCACTTGGTGGTAGGCGGTCCTCCTTGTCAGGGTTTTTCTCTGGCGGGAAAGCGTGACCCAAAAGACCCGAGAAATCTGCTGTTTCGGGAATTCTTGCGGGTGGTGGCAGAAATTCGCCCCTGGTATGTGGTGATGGAAAATGTGCCAGGAATTCTGACCATGAGCCAAGGAGCGGTGAAGGCGGCGATTTTGGAGGGGTTCGCCGCGATCGGCTATGACCGAGTTTCGATCGCCATTTTGGAATCCGCCGCCTATGGGGTGCCGCAAATTCGCCCCCGGGCGATTTTTATCGCCAATCGTTTTGGTTTAGAGAACCCATATCCGCAACCGCAGTTATCCCCAGAGGAATACAAGCCGATCGAATGGGCGATCGACGACTTGCCCCCCTGGACCACCATCCCCGAAATTAACCATCAGTGGACTCGCCACTCCCCTGAGTATATGCAGCGCTTAGCCACAGTGAGCCCCGGCGGTTCTCTCTACAACACCTACGCCGATGCCTTTAAGCGCCAATATCCCGGTAAACCCAGCATGACTGTGAAAGAAAATCACGGCGGTACTCACATTCACCCCCACCTCAACCGCTGTCTGAGCGCTCGGGAGATAGCCAGATTGCAAACTTTCCCCGATTCTTTTATTTTTCAAGGTTCCATGAAAAAAGCCATGTGGCAAATCGGCAACGCCGTTCCCCCCCGCTTGGCTGAGTGCATCGCCTTAGCGCTAATTCCCTCCTTGAACCAGATGGCGCGCCATTACTGCGTCTGA
- a CDS encoding acetyltransferase, whose translation MFLKHKITKELVEIISIEDMYDPCMVEVLARSHSGEEMQDPLLYVKQELIFPSGEPLPRCWLDPHYSELPVPDKVAAIAIS comes from the coding sequence ATGTTTTTAAAACACAAAATCACTAAAGAATTAGTGGAAATTATCTCGATTGAGGATATGTATGACCCTTGCATGGTCGAGGTTCTCGCCCGCTCTCATTCGGGAGAAGAAATGCAAGATCCTTTACTTTATGTTAAGCAAGAGCTGATTTTCCCATCGGGAGAACCATTGCCCCGGTGCTGGTTAGACCCGCACTACTCAGAGCTTCCAGTACCGGACAAAGTAGCGGCGATCGCCATTTCTTAA